A single region of the Betta splendens chromosome 12, fBetSpl5.4, whole genome shotgun sequence genome encodes:
- the rapgef1b gene encoding rap guanine nucleotide exchange factor 1b isoform X9, producing the protein MGNISWRSQAPSEDTDSSVQGDLDEDTDSQRSHLSSFTMKLKDKFHSPKIKRIPSKKGKQQQHEPPAKAAEKPANKKVSRLEEHEKEVVSALRYFKTIVDKMVVEKKVLEMLPGSASKVLEAILPLVQVDLRIQHSSALSSCHNRVYQSLANLIRWADQVMLDGIDLEDKENVASVTSVIKAVLDGVKELVKLTIEKQEHPSPTTPNKPAPPATSTASPEMPLIDREQQVSHKTSPAATPAVAATEVPDEDVAPPKPPLPEAKMAELRAQLSADAGQRRSSEKENPPPALPPKKRQSAPSPTRVAVVAPMSRGSSLPCSVHRQQQDYEQEFLQRRFSGGSQSYGGDSPRLSPCSSMGKLSKSDEQLSSMEQDSGQCSRNTSCETLDNTEHYDPDYDFLHQDLSSGENLPPIPVGGCLSPLPESHSESSSPVPGQLPSHPRFSAPPPQNASEYWSTQANLTNPSLSRVSAPPALPQKQRRNTQTSLFSDGGSRVLYERYPSQYDNLSEEELHPTPPFPLFTPISPMPQTNGSVFVTQYVTCENADVHGSPPPLPEKKSRHILQYMQFVEDYSEPQPSVFYQMPQSESIYEQRNKRFQEVYGFNDSFSSTDSVHEPMQPPALPPKQRQLETIAADDVLQDPSPPMPSTNNKEALDKERRQKSPESAGSDEEDVDELSLIDHKEIMNRITLKQENDDGPDVRAGSGDILLVHATETDRKDLVLYCEAFLTTYRTFITPEDLIKKLHYRYTRFCHSPDTFKKRVSKNTFFVLVRVVDELCLVELTEDILKQLMDLVFTLVCNGELSLARVLRKNILDKVEQKKLLRYTNSLKPLAARGVSARPGTLHDFRSHEIADQLTLLDAELFYKIEIPEVLLWAKEQNEEKSPNLTQFTEHFNNMSYWVRSLIIQQEKAQDREKLLLKFIKIMKHLRKLNNFNSYLAILSALDSAPIRRLEWQKQTSEGLEEYCTLIDSSSSFRAYRAALAEVEPPCIPYLGLILQDLTFVHLGNPDLIDGKVNFSKRWQQFNILDSMRRFQQVHYELKRNEDIVSFFNDFSDHLAEEALWELSLKIKPRNITRRKTDREEKT; encoded by the exons ATGGGCAATATAAGCTGGAGGAGTCAGGCCCCCTCAGAGGACACAGACTCCTCTGTACAAGGGGATCTAGATGAGGACACAG ACTCGCAACGGTCCCATCTGTCCTCTTTCACCATGAAATTAAAGGACAAGTTCCATTCTCCCAAGATCAAGAGGATTCCCTCCAAGAAGGGCaagcaacagcagcatgagCCACCAGCCAAGGCCGCTGAGAAACCTGCCAACAAG AAGGTGAGTCGGCTCGAGGAGCATGAGAAGGAGGTGGTCAGTGCTCTGCGTTACTTCAAGACAATCGTGGACAAAATGGTCGTGGAGAAGAAGGTGCTGGAGATGCTGCCAGGCTCGGCTAGCAAGGTGCTGGAAGCCATCCTGCCTTTGGTTCAGGTTGATTTGCGGATACAGCACAG TTCGGCGCTGTCCTCCTGTCATAACCGTGTATACCAGAGCTTGGCCAACCTCATCCGTTGGGCAGACCAGGTCATGCTGGATGGTATTGACTTGGAGGACAAAGAAAATGTAGCATCTGTCACCAGTGTCATCAAAGCAGTGCTGGATGGAGTAAAG GAATTGGTGAAGCTGACAATAGAAAAGCAGGAGCATCCATCGCCTACAACTCCTAACAAGCCAGCCCCACCTGCTACCAG CACCGCATCACCGGAGATGCCCTTGATAGATCGGGAGCAGCAGGTCTCGCATAAGACGTCTCCGGCAGCTACACCTGCAGTGGCTGCCACTGAAGTACCAGATGAGGATGTGGCCCCACCCAAACCCCCCCTTCCTGAAGCCAAGATGGCAGAGCTCAG AGCACAGTTGAGTGCTGACGCTGGCCAAAGGAGATCCTCTGAAAAGGAGAA CCCTCCACCTGCTCTTCCACCTAAGAAGCGCCAGTCAGCCCCCTCGCCTACACGGGTGGCAGTGGTTGCCCCCATGAGTCGTGGCTCCAGTCTGCCTTGCAGTGTCCACAGACAG CAGCAGGATTATGAGCAGGAGTTTCTTCAGAGGCGTTTCTCTGGGGGAAGTCAGTCATATGGGGGCGACTCCCCACGTCTGTCGCCCTGCAGCAGCATGGGCAAACTCAGCAAGTCTGATGAACAGCTCTCGTCCATGGAGCAAGACAGTGGTCAGTGTTCTCGTAACACCAGCTGTGAGACACTTG ACAATACCGAGCATTACGACCCAGACTATGACTTCCTCCATCAGGACTTGTCATCTGGGGAAAACTTGCCTCCGATACCAGTGGGGGGGTGTCTAAGCCCTCTGCCTGAATCTCACAGCGAGTCCTCTTCACCGGTCCCTGGGCAGCTTCCCTCGCATCCCCGCTTCAgtgctcctccacctcagaACGCATCTGAGTACTGGTCAACCCAAGCCAACCTCACCAATCCCTCACTCTCTCGGGTCAGCGCACCCCCTGCACTTCCCCAGAAGCAGCGACGCAACACCCAGACATCGCTCTTCTCTGACGGGGGGTCCAGGGTGTTGTATGAGCGCTACCCCTCTCAATATGACAACTTGTCAGAAGAGGAACTGCATCCTACGCCACCATTCCCTCTCTTCACGCCCATCTCACCCATGCCCCAGACAAATGGGAGCGTGTTTGTCACCCAGTACGTAACCTGCGAGAATGCGGACGTCCACGGCAGCCCACCGCCACTCCCcgaaaagaaaagcagacacA TTCTCCAGTATATGCAGTTCGTGGAAGACTACTCCGAACCGCAGCCCTCTGTGTTCTACCAAATGCCGCAGAGCGAGAGCATTTATGAACAGCGTAACAAGCGCTTCCAGGAGGTCTATGGCTTCAATGACTCCTTCAGCAGCACTGACTCGGTCCACGAACCGATGCAGCCCCCAGCGTTGCCCCCAAAGCAAAGGCAGCTG GAAACGATCGCAGCCGATGATGTACTCCAGGATCCCAGCCCTCCAATGCCATCCACCAATAACAAAGAGGCTTTGGATAAAGAAAG GAGGCAGAAGTCACCAGAGTCAGCTGGAAGTGATGAAGAGGATGTGGACGAGCTTTCTCTTATAGACCACAAGGAGATTATGAACAGGATAACACTAAAACAAGAA AATGACGATGGTCCTGATGTTCGTGCGGGATCAGGAGATATTTTATTAGTCCACGCTACAGAAACAGACCGCAAAG ATCTCGTTTTGTACTGTGAAGCCTTTCTGACTACATATAGGACGTTTATAACCCCAGAGGACCTCATTAAGAAGCTACACTACAGATAT ACTAGGTTCTGCCACAGCCCAGACACGTTCAAGAAGCGAGTCAGCAAGAACACATTCTTTGTGTTGGTTCGTGTGGTGGATGAGCTGTG CCTTGTGGAGCTGACAGAGGACATTCTGAAGCAGCTCATGGACCTGGTGTTCACGCTGGTGTGCAATGGCGAGCTCAGCCTTGCTCGCGTGCTCCGCAAGAACATCCTGGACaaagtggagcagaagaagctgctgcgCTACACTAACTCACTCAAGCCCCTCGCTGCTCGAGGGGTCTCTGCAAG GCCGGGAACTCTTCATGACTTCCGCAGTCACGAGATTGCCGATCAGCTCACTCTACTTGATGCTGAACTCTTTTATAAGATTGAG ATTCCCGAGGTGCTGCTTTGGGCCAAGGAACAGAATGAGGAGAAGAGTCCCAACCTAACTCAGTTCACAGAGCACTTTAACAACATGAGCTACTG GGTCCGCTCTTTGATTATTCAGCAAGAGAAGGCCCaagacagagagaagctgcttctCAAATTCATCAAGATAATGAAG cactTAAGAAAGTTGAATAATTTCAACTCTTACTTGGCAATACTGTCCGCCCTGGATTCTGCCCCCATCAGGAGACTGGAATGGCAGAAACAGACGTCAGAG GGGCTGGAGGAATATTGCACATTGAttgacagctcctcctccttcagagCATACAGAGCTGCTTTGGCTGAGGTGGAGCCTCCATGCATCCCGTACCT GGGTCTCATCCTTCAGGACCTGACTTTTGTCCACCTGGGGAACCCTGACCTCATTGATGGGAAAGTGAATTTCTCCAAACGGTGGCAGCAGTTTAACATTCTGGACAGCATGCGGCGCTTCCAGCAAGT GCATTATGAGCTGAAGCGCAACGAAGACATTGTTTCTTTCTTCAACGACTTCAGTGACCACCTGGCAGAGGAAGCCTTGTGGGAGCTTTCGCTGAAAATCAAGCCCAGGAACATCACCAGGCGCAAGACAGACCGCGAGGAGAAGACCTAG
- the rapgef1b gene encoding rap guanine nucleotide exchange factor 1b isoform X1, with protein sequence MGNISWRSQAPSEDTDSSVQGDLDEDTDSQRSHLSSFTMKLKDKFHSPKIKRIPSKKGKQQQHEPPAKAAEKPANKKVSRLEEHEKEVVSALRYFKTIVDKMVVEKKVLEMLPGSASKVLEAILPLVQVDLRIQHSSALSSCHNRVYQSLANLIRWADQVMLDGIDLEDKENVASVTSVIKAVLDGVKELVKLTIEKQEHPSPTTPNKPAPPATSTASPEMPLIDREQQVSHKTSPAATPAVAATEVPDEDVAPPKPPLPEAKMAELRAQLSADAGQRRSSEKENPPPALPPKKRQSAPSPTRVAVVAPMSRGSSLPCSVHRQQQDYEQEFLQRRFSGGSQSYGGDSPRLSPCSSMGKLSKSDEQLSSMEQDSGQCSRNTSCETLDNTEHYDPDYDFLHQDLSSGENLPPIPVGGCLSPLPESHSESSSPVPGQLPSHPRFSAPPPQNASEYWSTQANLTNPSLSRVSAPPALPQKQRRNTQTSLFSDGGSRVLYERYPSQYDNLSEEELHPTPPFPLFTPISPMPQTNGSVFVTQYVTCENADVHGSPPPLPEKKSRHILQYMQFVEDYSEPQPSVFYQMPQSESIYEQRNKRFQEVYGFNDSFSSTDSVHEPMQPPALPPKQRQLASHSSSPSSSSSSSLSCHLQPSVAAMEEVGSGLGLSMSISNSCLIGQASLTTPTSLDQVTLTNATILDGSGGGPNGSLAGSMGSVAVCLPSESSLTDSLHTSASESANDEGGEGEYVNLYSSSQANGELPLSLRETIAADDVLQDPSPPMPSTNNKEALDKERRQKSPESAGSDEEDVDELSLIDHKEIMNRITLKQENDDGPDVRAGSGDILLVHATETDRKDLVLYCEAFLTTYRTFITPEDLIKKLHYRYTRFCHSPDTFKKRVSKNTFFVLVRVVDELCLVELTEDILKQLMDLVFTLVCNGELSLARVLRKNILDKVEQKKLLRYTNSLKPLAARGVSARPGTLHDFRSHEIADQLTLLDAELFYKIEIPEVLLWAKEQNEEKSPNLTQFTEHFNNMSYWVRSLIIQQEKAQDREKLLLKFIKIMKHLRKLNNFNSYLAILSALDSAPIRRLEWQKQTSEGLEEYCTLIDSSSSFRAYRAALAEVEPPCIPYLGLILQDLTFVHLGNPDLIDGKVNFSKRWQQFNILDSMRRFQQVHYELKRNEDIVSFFNDFSDHLAEEALWELSLKIKPRNITRRKTDREEKT encoded by the exons ATGGGCAATATAAGCTGGAGGAGTCAGGCCCCCTCAGAGGACACAGACTCCTCTGTACAAGGGGATCTAGATGAGGACACAG ACTCGCAACGGTCCCATCTGTCCTCTTTCACCATGAAATTAAAGGACAAGTTCCATTCTCCCAAGATCAAGAGGATTCCCTCCAAGAAGGGCaagcaacagcagcatgagCCACCAGCCAAGGCCGCTGAGAAACCTGCCAACAAG AAGGTGAGTCGGCTCGAGGAGCATGAGAAGGAGGTGGTCAGTGCTCTGCGTTACTTCAAGACAATCGTGGACAAAATGGTCGTGGAGAAGAAGGTGCTGGAGATGCTGCCAGGCTCGGCTAGCAAGGTGCTGGAAGCCATCCTGCCTTTGGTTCAGGTTGATTTGCGGATACAGCACAG TTCGGCGCTGTCCTCCTGTCATAACCGTGTATACCAGAGCTTGGCCAACCTCATCCGTTGGGCAGACCAGGTCATGCTGGATGGTATTGACTTGGAGGACAAAGAAAATGTAGCATCTGTCACCAGTGTCATCAAAGCAGTGCTGGATGGAGTAAAG GAATTGGTGAAGCTGACAATAGAAAAGCAGGAGCATCCATCGCCTACAACTCCTAACAAGCCAGCCCCACCTGCTACCAG CACCGCATCACCGGAGATGCCCTTGATAGATCGGGAGCAGCAGGTCTCGCATAAGACGTCTCCGGCAGCTACACCTGCAGTGGCTGCCACTGAAGTACCAGATGAGGATGTGGCCCCACCCAAACCCCCCCTTCCTGAAGCCAAGATGGCAGAGCTCAG AGCACAGTTGAGTGCTGACGCTGGCCAAAGGAGATCCTCTGAAAAGGAGAA CCCTCCACCTGCTCTTCCACCTAAGAAGCGCCAGTCAGCCCCCTCGCCTACACGGGTGGCAGTGGTTGCCCCCATGAGTCGTGGCTCCAGTCTGCCTTGCAGTGTCCACAGACAG CAGCAGGATTATGAGCAGGAGTTTCTTCAGAGGCGTTTCTCTGGGGGAAGTCAGTCATATGGGGGCGACTCCCCACGTCTGTCGCCCTGCAGCAGCATGGGCAAACTCAGCAAGTCTGATGAACAGCTCTCGTCCATGGAGCAAGACAGTGGTCAGTGTTCTCGTAACACCAGCTGTGAGACACTTG ACAATACCGAGCATTACGACCCAGACTATGACTTCCTCCATCAGGACTTGTCATCTGGGGAAAACTTGCCTCCGATACCAGTGGGGGGGTGTCTAAGCCCTCTGCCTGAATCTCACAGCGAGTCCTCTTCACCGGTCCCTGGGCAGCTTCCCTCGCATCCCCGCTTCAgtgctcctccacctcagaACGCATCTGAGTACTGGTCAACCCAAGCCAACCTCACCAATCCCTCACTCTCTCGGGTCAGCGCACCCCCTGCACTTCCCCAGAAGCAGCGACGCAACACCCAGACATCGCTCTTCTCTGACGGGGGGTCCAGGGTGTTGTATGAGCGCTACCCCTCTCAATATGACAACTTGTCAGAAGAGGAACTGCATCCTACGCCACCATTCCCTCTCTTCACGCCCATCTCACCCATGCCCCAGACAAATGGGAGCGTGTTTGTCACCCAGTACGTAACCTGCGAGAATGCGGACGTCCACGGCAGCCCACCGCCACTCCCcgaaaagaaaagcagacacA TTCTCCAGTATATGCAGTTCGTGGAAGACTACTCCGAACCGCAGCCCTCTGTGTTCTACCAAATGCCGCAGAGCGAGAGCATTTATGAACAGCGTAACAAGCGCTTCCAGGAGGTCTATGGCTTCAATGACTCCTTCAGCAGCACTGACTCGGTCCACGAACCGATGCAGCCCCCAGCGTTGCCCCCAAAGCAAAGGCAGCTG GCCTCccactcttcctccccctcttcctcctcctcctcttccctctcctgccacCTCCAGCCGTCTGTAGcggccatggaggaggtgggctCTGGGCTGGGCCTCAGCATGTCCATCTCTAACTCCTGCCTGATTGGCCAAGCATCCTTGACCACGCCCACG AGCTTGGACCAGGTTACCTTGACCAATGCCACCATTCTGGATGGCAGTGGGGGTGGGCCAAACGGTTCCCTGGCCGGCTCCATGGGCTCTGTGGCTGTCTGTCTTCCTTCTGAGTCTTCTCTCACTGATTCTCTCCACACCTCAGCG AGTGAGAGTGCTAATGACGAGGGCGGCGAGGGGGAGTACGTCAACTTGTACTCATCCAGCCAGGCCAATGGGGAGCTGCCTCTCTCCCTCAGA GAAACGATCGCAGCCGATGATGTACTCCAGGATCCCAGCCCTCCAATGCCATCCACCAATAACAAAGAGGCTTTGGATAAAGAAAG GAGGCAGAAGTCACCAGAGTCAGCTGGAAGTGATGAAGAGGATGTGGACGAGCTTTCTCTTATAGACCACAAGGAGATTATGAACAGGATAACACTAAAACAAGAA AATGACGATGGTCCTGATGTTCGTGCGGGATCAGGAGATATTTTATTAGTCCACGCTACAGAAACAGACCGCAAAG ATCTCGTTTTGTACTGTGAAGCCTTTCTGACTACATATAGGACGTTTATAACCCCAGAGGACCTCATTAAGAAGCTACACTACAGATAT ACTAGGTTCTGCCACAGCCCAGACACGTTCAAGAAGCGAGTCAGCAAGAACACATTCTTTGTGTTGGTTCGTGTGGTGGATGAGCTGTG CCTTGTGGAGCTGACAGAGGACATTCTGAAGCAGCTCATGGACCTGGTGTTCACGCTGGTGTGCAATGGCGAGCTCAGCCTTGCTCGCGTGCTCCGCAAGAACATCCTGGACaaagtggagcagaagaagctgctgcgCTACACTAACTCACTCAAGCCCCTCGCTGCTCGAGGGGTCTCTGCAAG GCCGGGAACTCTTCATGACTTCCGCAGTCACGAGATTGCCGATCAGCTCACTCTACTTGATGCTGAACTCTTTTATAAGATTGAG ATTCCCGAGGTGCTGCTTTGGGCCAAGGAACAGAATGAGGAGAAGAGTCCCAACCTAACTCAGTTCACAGAGCACTTTAACAACATGAGCTACTG GGTCCGCTCTTTGATTATTCAGCAAGAGAAGGCCCaagacagagagaagctgcttctCAAATTCATCAAGATAATGAAG cactTAAGAAAGTTGAATAATTTCAACTCTTACTTGGCAATACTGTCCGCCCTGGATTCTGCCCCCATCAGGAGACTGGAATGGCAGAAACAGACGTCAGAG GGGCTGGAGGAATATTGCACATTGAttgacagctcctcctccttcagagCATACAGAGCTGCTTTGGCTGAGGTGGAGCCTCCATGCATCCCGTACCT GGGTCTCATCCTTCAGGACCTGACTTTTGTCCACCTGGGGAACCCTGACCTCATTGATGGGAAAGTGAATTTCTCCAAACGGTGGCAGCAGTTTAACATTCTGGACAGCATGCGGCGCTTCCAGCAAGT GCATTATGAGCTGAAGCGCAACGAAGACATTGTTTCTTTCTTCAACGACTTCAGTGACCACCTGGCAGAGGAAGCCTTGTGGGAGCTTTCGCTGAAAATCAAGCCCAGGAACATCACCAGGCGCAAGACAGACCGCGAGGAGAAGACCTAG
- the rapgef1b gene encoding rap guanine nucleotide exchange factor 1b isoform X4 produces the protein MSGKIESKQDSQRSHLSSFTMKLKDKFHSPKIKRIPSKKGKQQQHEPPAKAAEKPANKKVSRLEEHEKEVVSALRYFKTIVDKMVVEKKVLEMLPGSASKVLEAILPLVQVDLRIQHSSALSSCHNRVYQSLANLIRWADQVMLDGIDLEDKENVASVTSVIKAVLDGVKELVKLTIEKQEHPSPTTPNKPAPPATSTASPEMPLIDREQQVSHKTSPAATPAVAATEVPDEDVAPPKPPLPEAKMAELRAQLSADAGQRRSSEKENPPPALPPKKRQSAPSPTRVAVVAPMSRGSSLPCSVHRQQQDYEQEFLQRRFSGGSQSYGGDSPRLSPCSSMGKLSKSDEQLSSMEQDSGQCSRNTSCETLDNTEHYDPDYDFLHQDLSSGENLPPIPVGGCLSPLPESHSESSSPVPGQLPSHPRFSAPPPQNASEYWSTQANLTNPSLSRVSAPPALPQKQRRNTQTSLFSDGGSRVLYERYPSQYDNLSEEELHPTPPFPLFTPISPMPQTNGSVFVTQYVTCENADVHGSPPPLPEKKSRHILQYMQFVEDYSEPQPSVFYQMPQSESIYEQRNKRFQEVYGFNDSFSSTDSVHEPMQPPALPPKQRQLASHSSSPSSSSSSSLSCHLQPSVAAMEEVGSGLGLSMSISNSCLIGQASLTTPTSLDQVTLTNATILDGSGGGPNGSLAGSMGSVAVCLPSESSLTDSLHTSASESANDEGGEGEYVNLYSSSQANGELPLSLRETIAADDVLQDPSPPMPSTNNKEALDKERRQKSPESAGSDEEDVDELSLIDHKEIMNRITLKQENDDGPDVRAGSGDILLVHATETDRKDLVLYCEAFLTTYRTFITPEDLIKKLHYRYTRFCHSPDTFKKRVSKNTFFVLVRVVDELCLVELTEDILKQLMDLVFTLVCNGELSLARVLRKNILDKVEQKKLLRYTNSLKPLAARGVSARPGTLHDFRSHEIADQLTLLDAELFYKIEIPEVLLWAKEQNEEKSPNLTQFTEHFNNMSYWVRSLIIQQEKAQDREKLLLKFIKIMKHLRKLNNFNSYLAILSALDSAPIRRLEWQKQTSEGLEEYCTLIDSSSSFRAYRAALAEVEPPCIPYLGLILQDLTFVHLGNPDLIDGKVNFSKRWQQFNILDSMRRFQQVHYELKRNEDIVSFFNDFSDHLAEEALWELSLKIKPRNITRRKTDREEKT, from the exons ACTCGCAACGGTCCCATCTGTCCTCTTTCACCATGAAATTAAAGGACAAGTTCCATTCTCCCAAGATCAAGAGGATTCCCTCCAAGAAGGGCaagcaacagcagcatgagCCACCAGCCAAGGCCGCTGAGAAACCTGCCAACAAG AAGGTGAGTCGGCTCGAGGAGCATGAGAAGGAGGTGGTCAGTGCTCTGCGTTACTTCAAGACAATCGTGGACAAAATGGTCGTGGAGAAGAAGGTGCTGGAGATGCTGCCAGGCTCGGCTAGCAAGGTGCTGGAAGCCATCCTGCCTTTGGTTCAGGTTGATTTGCGGATACAGCACAG TTCGGCGCTGTCCTCCTGTCATAACCGTGTATACCAGAGCTTGGCCAACCTCATCCGTTGGGCAGACCAGGTCATGCTGGATGGTATTGACTTGGAGGACAAAGAAAATGTAGCATCTGTCACCAGTGTCATCAAAGCAGTGCTGGATGGAGTAAAG GAATTGGTGAAGCTGACAATAGAAAAGCAGGAGCATCCATCGCCTACAACTCCTAACAAGCCAGCCCCACCTGCTACCAG CACCGCATCACCGGAGATGCCCTTGATAGATCGGGAGCAGCAGGTCTCGCATAAGACGTCTCCGGCAGCTACACCTGCAGTGGCTGCCACTGAAGTACCAGATGAGGATGTGGCCCCACCCAAACCCCCCCTTCCTGAAGCCAAGATGGCAGAGCTCAG AGCACAGTTGAGTGCTGACGCTGGCCAAAGGAGATCCTCTGAAAAGGAGAA CCCTCCACCTGCTCTTCCACCTAAGAAGCGCCAGTCAGCCCCCTCGCCTACACGGGTGGCAGTGGTTGCCCCCATGAGTCGTGGCTCCAGTCTGCCTTGCAGTGTCCACAGACAG CAGCAGGATTATGAGCAGGAGTTTCTTCAGAGGCGTTTCTCTGGGGGAAGTCAGTCATATGGGGGCGACTCCCCACGTCTGTCGCCCTGCAGCAGCATGGGCAAACTCAGCAAGTCTGATGAACAGCTCTCGTCCATGGAGCAAGACAGTGGTCAGTGTTCTCGTAACACCAGCTGTGAGACACTTG ACAATACCGAGCATTACGACCCAGACTATGACTTCCTCCATCAGGACTTGTCATCTGGGGAAAACTTGCCTCCGATACCAGTGGGGGGGTGTCTAAGCCCTCTGCCTGAATCTCACAGCGAGTCCTCTTCACCGGTCCCTGGGCAGCTTCCCTCGCATCCCCGCTTCAgtgctcctccacctcagaACGCATCTGAGTACTGGTCAACCCAAGCCAACCTCACCAATCCCTCACTCTCTCGGGTCAGCGCACCCCCTGCACTTCCCCAGAAGCAGCGACGCAACACCCAGACATCGCTCTTCTCTGACGGGGGGTCCAGGGTGTTGTATGAGCGCTACCCCTCTCAATATGACAACTTGTCAGAAGAGGAACTGCATCCTACGCCACCATTCCCTCTCTTCACGCCCATCTCACCCATGCCCCAGACAAATGGGAGCGTGTTTGTCACCCAGTACGTAACCTGCGAGAATGCGGACGTCCACGGCAGCCCACCGCCACTCCCcgaaaagaaaagcagacacA TTCTCCAGTATATGCAGTTCGTGGAAGACTACTCCGAACCGCAGCCCTCTGTGTTCTACCAAATGCCGCAGAGCGAGAGCATTTATGAACAGCGTAACAAGCGCTTCCAGGAGGTCTATGGCTTCAATGACTCCTTCAGCAGCACTGACTCGGTCCACGAACCGATGCAGCCCCCAGCGTTGCCCCCAAAGCAAAGGCAGCTG GCCTCccactcttcctccccctcttcctcctcctcctcttccctctcctgccacCTCCAGCCGTCTGTAGcggccatggaggaggtgggctCTGGGCTGGGCCTCAGCATGTCCATCTCTAACTCCTGCCTGATTGGCCAAGCATCCTTGACCACGCCCACG AGCTTGGACCAGGTTACCTTGACCAATGCCACCATTCTGGATGGCAGTGGGGGTGGGCCAAACGGTTCCCTGGCCGGCTCCATGGGCTCTGTGGCTGTCTGTCTTCCTTCTGAGTCTTCTCTCACTGATTCTCTCCACACCTCAGCG AGTGAGAGTGCTAATGACGAGGGCGGCGAGGGGGAGTACGTCAACTTGTACTCATCCAGCCAGGCCAATGGGGAGCTGCCTCTCTCCCTCAGA GAAACGATCGCAGCCGATGATGTACTCCAGGATCCCAGCCCTCCAATGCCATCCACCAATAACAAAGAGGCTTTGGATAAAGAAAG GAGGCAGAAGTCACCAGAGTCAGCTGGAAGTGATGAAGAGGATGTGGACGAGCTTTCTCTTATAGACCACAAGGAGATTATGAACAGGATAACACTAAAACAAGAA AATGACGATGGTCCTGATGTTCGTGCGGGATCAGGAGATATTTTATTAGTCCACGCTACAGAAACAGACCGCAAAG ATCTCGTTTTGTACTGTGAAGCCTTTCTGACTACATATAGGACGTTTATAACCCCAGAGGACCTCATTAAGAAGCTACACTACAGATAT ACTAGGTTCTGCCACAGCCCAGACACGTTCAAGAAGCGAGTCAGCAAGAACACATTCTTTGTGTTGGTTCGTGTGGTGGATGAGCTGTG CCTTGTGGAGCTGACAGAGGACATTCTGAAGCAGCTCATGGACCTGGTGTTCACGCTGGTGTGCAATGGCGAGCTCAGCCTTGCTCGCGTGCTCCGCAAGAACATCCTGGACaaagtggagcagaagaagctgctgcgCTACACTAACTCACTCAAGCCCCTCGCTGCTCGAGGGGTCTCTGCAAG GCCGGGAACTCTTCATGACTTCCGCAGTCACGAGATTGCCGATCAGCTCACTCTACTTGATGCTGAACTCTTTTATAAGATTGAG ATTCCCGAGGTGCTGCTTTGGGCCAAGGAACAGAATGAGGAGAAGAGTCCCAACCTAACTCAGTTCACAGAGCACTTTAACAACATGAGCTACTG GGTCCGCTCTTTGATTATTCAGCAAGAGAAGGCCCaagacagagagaagctgcttctCAAATTCATCAAGATAATGAAG cactTAAGAAAGTTGAATAATTTCAACTCTTACTTGGCAATACTGTCCGCCCTGGATTCTGCCCCCATCAGGAGACTGGAATGGCAGAAACAGACGTCAGAG GGGCTGGAGGAATATTGCACATTGAttgacagctcctcctccttcagagCATACAGAGCTGCTTTGGCTGAGGTGGAGCCTCCATGCATCCCGTACCT GGGTCTCATCCTTCAGGACCTGACTTTTGTCCACCTGGGGAACCCTGACCTCATTGATGGGAAAGTGAATTTCTCCAAACGGTGGCAGCAGTTTAACATTCTGGACAGCATGCGGCGCTTCCAGCAAGT GCATTATGAGCTGAAGCGCAACGAAGACATTGTTTCTTTCTTCAACGACTTCAGTGACCACCTGGCAGAGGAAGCCTTGTGGGAGCTTTCGCTGAAAATCAAGCCCAGGAACATCACCAGGCGCAAGACAGACCGCGAGGAGAAGACCTAG